The sequence CTCGCCGTAGTCGACGCCGCCGGCCAGAAGTATCAGCCTCGGCGACACCCTCTCTATCTCGGCGATGTCCTCATCCCTTATCTCTCCCACGGTGGTGTAGACGACGACCGCCCCCGCCCCCAGCGAGGCCTCGCTGGCGGCCCTGAGCGTCATGTCGCGGGTAAGCCCGTGGACGGTCATCTTGAGGCCCCCGGCGGCTGATGAGGCGGCCATCAGATTCGCCCCCTCGGTCTCAATCCCAAGGCGGGATTTGAGGTCTTCCATCGCCCTCGTGAGGCCGACCGTCACGTCCCCCTCGTCAACCGTCGTAAGGGATACCCCCTGTCCCAAAAAAGGGGCGGGAGAATCCCCTCCCCCCCCCTTCAGATCGAACGCCGAGAGCTTCGTTATCGTGCTCCCGATCTCCGCCACCAGTAAATCGGCCCTCCTCATCCTTAAAACCGTCAGACCTCCCCCCTGAGCCTCTTGACTATCAGGCTCGCCACGTTGTGGCCCTTCGTCCCCCTGCCGAAGCCGGCGTCCATCCCGGACTCTTTTGCGGTATCGTCGGTCACCTGCGTCCCCCCGGCAATGAGTATCAGGTCCTTCCTCAACCCCCGCTCAACGGCGAGATCGGCGAGCCTCCTCATGTTCACCCTGTGTATGTCGTTGTGGGTGATGATGGTGGAGATGAGGATAATCTTAGAGCCTGTCTCCACGGTGGCGTCGATGAGCTTCGCGACCGGAACCGAAGTCCCGAGGTAGTGGCAGACAAAGCCGTACTTTTCGATCCCGCCGTGCTTTATATCAATGATCTCCCGCATCCCGACGGAGTGCTCGTCCTCCCCCACCGTGGCGGCGACGACCGAGACGTTTCTCTTTCTGATGTACTCCCTTATCTCGTCCTCTGCGACCAGCACCTCTTTTTTCGGGATCACGAGGTCCGCCCGTTTGACGGCGAAGTCCAGTCTCCCCTTCACCTCGAAGAGGGTCCCCTCGGCCGGGTGCATCACCCTCCTGTGGATGACCTCAGGGTCTTTCAGCCCCATTTTCACAGCCATCAAAAGGGCCGCCGCCTCCCCCACGTCGGGCGCTTCCGGGATCATCACCGTCACGCAGACCACCCCGTCGCCCGCCCACTCCACCTCCGGGCGGATGAGGCCGGCCTCCTTTTCCTTTAACGGCGTCTCGAGGCGCCTCGCGACGTTGTCCTCCTCGTCCAGCTCGTCGATGTAGACGATCTTTCCGGGTTCGCAGAGGGTGCAGCCGTCGATCAAATCGCACGGCTTTTTCAGCTCCTCGGGGAGATGATTCTCGCCGAAGTGGCAGCAGACCGGGGCCATGTAGTCCGTCTCTCTCTCTACGATGCTTCCCGCCGCCACGCCGCCGTCGGCCGCCCTCTTTATCCCGTCGCCGACCCTCTCCGGGAAGTTGCCGGAGTCTACGAAGTGCCCCCCCTCCACCGCCGCGAAGTATCCCCCAATCTCCACGATCTCCTCTAAGAACAGCACCGCCCGCTCCTTTATCTCCCGAACCCTCCCGTCGAGGACGGGGTCTCCCTTCAGCTCCAGCATATCGGTCAGCCCGTCCACGCCCATCAGCGTCTGGCGGGCGGTGTTTACGCCGAGGACGTTGTTGTAGTGCCAGGGGACGTTTCTCCCCTCGTCCGGGGTGATGGTGCTCTGGATGTCTGCCGAGGTGAGCCGGGAGATCAATGTGTCCAGGACGTGGGTGATGGTGGCCTCCGCCGTGTCCGACTCCATGTAGCGGGTGTTCTGCTGCGCCCTAAACTTGAAGCCGTCAAAGAAGTCGCGCAGGGCGACGGCATACGGCAGGTCGATAGAGAGCTTCGGGGCCGGGGGCGCCGTCGGGGGAACGGTGGAGAGGGCGATGTTTTCTTTTGCCATCCCCGCAGCCAGGGAGAAGGCTGAGTTTATCCCATGCTGGACGAGAAGCTCCGGCATCACCTTCCACGCCTCCCTCGCCGTGGCGTTGGCGTTGTGGGCGCCGTCTATCTGGAGGATACCGGCGTCAGCCATCAGCGCCTTTGCGCACGCGGCGTCCACAAACGAGCGGTGCATGTTGATGTTCCTGTAAAGAACGTTGTACTGGGGGTCCTGGTGGGCGCCGTTCACCCCCTCCTCGTTGAAGAGGACGGCCATCTCCGGCCCGGCCACCCCGCTGACGTAGGAGTGAAAGTTGATCGGCCTTCCCACCTCCTCCTCGATCAGGTCGAGGGCCTTCCTCGACGCCCTGATCTGCTTTCTGCTGATCGGCACACCCCCCACCCCCTCCGGGGTTCCCTCGATCAGGCCGTCGAAGTGGGACTGGCCGGTAGTCCTTATCACCATGATGTGGTCCGCCCCGTGCCACGCGGCCATCCGCATCCTTCTGATGTCGTCCTCGAAGTGGCCGGAGGCGATCTCGGTAGTAATCACGAAGTCGCACTGGGGGTCGATGCCACCGAAATAATGGGCGGAGGGGAGGGGGACGGAGTTTTTCAGCCCCTCGGATGTGTCCCTGTACACGAACGGACCGATCTTCTGATTCGGGCTAATCTTCCTCCACGTCCACCCCTTCCTCTTGGGACGGTAGTCGGAAAGCCCCTCGATGATTTTTGCCACGTCTATCTTCTTGTCGGCCTCGAGCTTTATGGATCGCTTCATCGGTCGCCTCATGGGTCAATATCCTCCCAGTATTTTCCCTCGATAAGCCCCAACCCCGCGCTCCTGACGTCGACCTTGTTCTTTTGGGCGACCCGATAGACGATCCCCCCCGCCCCGCAGCCGAGGAGTCCCCGCTCCGAGATATTTGTCACAAGTCCCTTCGCCTCGATGCTCGAAAATCCCATCCTGAGAAGCACAGACCGCTCGATGGAGGGTGAGGTGTGGGTCCTCGCCTCCTCCACTATCGGCTCGACTATCTTGTTCAAAAGCTCCCAGAAGCGGTCCTTGAGCTCCTCGTCCGACAGTCCCTTTAACCTCTCCCGCCTCTGTTCGTAATCGTCGCCTCTCTCCATTATTCCCCTGCTGTTTGCATATAAGATTCCTCTATTTCAGGCCGACCGCCTCCCTCACGCAGTCGGGGGTCGTCTTCGTATCTTCGGCCAGAAACCTGATCTCGTCATCTGTAATCTTTTCCCTGTCCTCGATACTTTCGAGGGCGTTTTTGTAGTACGATTTTCTGAGCCTTTCGAGGTCTACGTCAACAGCTTTAATCTGCGACGGATCCTCCGGGATTACGATCCTCACTCCGGGTACGTTCTCCTTAGGATTACCTCTCCTTACCTCTATCCCCATCCTTTTCGCGAGATTCAGCTGGGCTATGGGGTGCTTGCCCGCCCCGGTGTACTCGGTCTCCTGGACAACCACGATCTCATCCTCCCCCATCTCCCGCGCTACCGCAAAGGCCGCGGCCAGAGACGTGTTTCCCGCAGGCCCCCGCTCCATCCCCTCAAGCTCCGCCAGCGCCTGGGTAATGTAGAAGACCTCCCCCTGGGTCACCGTAACGAACCTGTCCATATATCTTAAGGGGCGGGCGGCGTTTTTCGGGACGTCCGCCCGGTCGGGCCAGGTGGCGAAGGGTATCC comes from Candidatus Zymogenus saltonus and encodes:
- a CDS encoding cobalamin-dependent protein (Presence of a B(12) (cobalamin)-binding domain implies dependence on cobalamin itself, in one of its several forms, or in some unusual lineages, dependence on a cobalamin-like analog.), translated to MKLEADKKIDVAKIIEGLSDYRPKRKGWTWRKISPNQKIGPFVYRDTSEGLKNSVPLPSAHYFGGIDPQCDFVITTEIASGHFEDDIRRMRMAAWHGADHIMVIRTTGQSHFDGLIEGTPEGVGGVPISRKQIRASRKALDLIEEEVGRPINFHSYVSGVAGPEMAVLFNEEGVNGAHQDPQYNVLYRNINMHRSFVDAACAKALMADAGILQIDGAHNANATAREAWKVMPELLVQHGINSAFSLAAGMAKENIALSTVPPTAPPAPKLSIDLPYAVALRDFFDGFKFRAQQNTRYMESDTAEATITHVLDTLISRLTSADIQSTITPDEGRNVPWHYNNVLGVNTARQTLMGVDGLTDMLELKGDPVLDGRVREIKERAVLFLEEIVEIGGYFAAVEGGHFVDSGNFPERVGDGIKRAADGGVAAGSIVERETDYMAPVCCHFGENHLPEELKKPCDLIDGCTLCEPGKIVYIDELDEEDNVARRLETPLKEKEAGLIRPEVEWAGDGVVCVTVMIPEAPDVGEAAALLMAVKMGLKDPEVIHRRVMHPAEGTLFEVKGRLDFAVKRADLVIPKKEVLVAEDEIREYIRKRNVSVVAATVGEDEHSVGMREIIDIKHGGIEKYGFVCHYLGTSVPVAKLIDATVETGSKIILISTIITHNDIHRVNMRRLADLAVERGLRKDLILIAGGTQVTDDTAKESGMDAGFGRGTKGHNVASLIVKRLRGEV
- a CDS encoding ornithine aminomutase subunit alpha, which translates into the protein MERGDDYEQRRERLKGLSDEELKDRFWELLNKIVEPIVEEARTHTSPSIERSVLLRMGFSSIEAKGLVTNISERGLLGCGAGGIVYRVAQKNKVDVRSAGLGLIEGKYWEDIDP